In Haliotis asinina isolate JCU_RB_2024 chromosome 15, JCU_Hal_asi_v2, whole genome shotgun sequence, one DNA window encodes the following:
- the LOC137265656 gene encoding oxaloacetate tautomerase fahd2, mitochondrial-like, whose product MWSARVYFSRISLGCHHFVRNITTRTSKKMRFVQFEVNGAQRVGVELSDGGDIVDLNEADKEIPRNLKSFIAGGQAQLLRAKSAVESGHHIIKRDGVRLLAPVTEPEKVICIGMNYIDHCKEQNVPVPVEPVVFSKFASAIVGPYDDLQYCDETQELDWEVELTIVIGKTGRHIKREDAMSHVFGFTVAHDVSARDWQMKKNGGQWLLGKTMDCFCPLGPAVVMKEDIKDPHNLRLWCKVNEVTKQDSTTSNLVHKTEELLVFLSRFLTLRPGDIILTGTPPGVGVFRKPPEFLKRGDIVECGIEDIGKTINRVV is encoded by the exons ATGTGGAGTGCTCGTGTGTACTTTAGTCGTATTTCATTAGGTTGTCATCATTTTGTCCGCAATATAACAACACGAACAAGCAAGAAGATGCGATTTGTGCAGTTTGAAGTGAATGGTGCACAGAGGGTTGGTGTGGAATTATCCGATGGAGGTGACATAGTCGACTTAAATGAAGCCGACAAAGAAATTCCACGCAATCTGAAAAGTTTCATTGCGGGAGGACAGGCACAGTTGTTGAGGGCCAAGAG TGCTGTAGAGAGTGGGCACCACATCATCAAGCGGGATGGTGTTCGGCTGCTTGCTCCTGTTACTGAACCTGAGAAGGTCATCTGCATTGGTATGAACTACATAGACCACTGCAAAGAACAGAACGTCCCTGTCCCCGTGGAACCAGTGGTATTCAGCAAGTTTGCTAGTGCCATTGTTGGACCCTATGATGATCTACAGTACTGTGATGAAACACAG GAACTGGACTGGGAGGTGGAGCTGACAATTGTCATTGGGAAGACTGGTAGACATATTAAG AGGGAAGACGCCATGAGTCATGTTTTCGGCTTCACTGTGGCGCACGACGTCAGTGCACGAGACTGGCAGATGAAGAAAAATGGCGGACAGTGGCTTCTGGGTAAAACAATGGACTGTTTCTGTCCTCTGGGGCCAGCTGTTGTCATGAAGGAAGATATCAAAG ATCCCCACAATCTGCGACTGTGGTGTAAGGTGAATGAGGTCACCAAACAGGACAGCACGACCAGCAACCTTGTCCACAAGACAGAGGAGTTGTTGGTGTTTCTGTCAAG GTTCTTGACGCTCAGACCAGGAGACATCATATTAACAGGAACTCCCCCTGGTGTGGGAGTGTTCAGGAAACCCCCAGAGTTCCTGAAG AGAGGAGACATTGTTGAATGTGGAATTGAAGATATTGGAAAAACGATCAATAGAGTTGTATGA